GAGATAACGGCCTGGGGAGATTCTATAAAGCCTGGGGTCAAATGGATTGCCGTATCACGCGATTTAATTAGAAAAGGGCTCAGGCATAATACCTTGGTTAAAATTGATACTTTTGAGGGTATTTATATCGTGAAGGATAAAATGCATCCAAGATGGAGAAACCGAATTGACATCTATATGGGAGAGGATAGGAGTAAGGCCAAGGAATGGGGCAGACGGAAGATTGAAATAAAATAT
This window of the Maribacter cobaltidurans genome carries:
- a CDS encoding 3D domain-containing protein → MYEWVPLTVTATAYNSFPGQTSYEHPEITAWGDSIKPGVKWIAVSRDLIRKGLRHNTLVKIDTFEGIYIVKDKMHPRWRNRIDIYMGEDRSKAKEWGRRKIEIKYAVKKEMDSLSDSKK